One Sediminicola sp. YIK13 DNA segment encodes these proteins:
- a CDS encoding LysE family transporter produces the protein MTHLIILFFATFSAAFMATVPPGLLNMNAAKTSVEKGKLNGIIFSLGVSSMIMVQACVAVYISKFLHNNPQVIDILLQIALVVFAFFAIYFFVVAKKNKKKIVKVVKVSKKNSFFKGVLLAALNLLTIPYYSGVNAMWNASGWIKFQAQDIFIFIFAAGSGTFAVLYLYTVYFYKLDATSSGFSKNSNYILSALMLILFVITIIRILYN, from the coding sequence ATGACACACCTTATAATTCTTTTTTTTGCCACCTTTTCTGCGGCCTTTATGGCCACTGTGCCGCCGGGACTCCTCAATATGAATGCTGCCAAGACCAGTGTAGAAAAAGGGAAGCTGAACGGAATAATTTTCAGCCTAGGGGTCTCTTCCATGATCATGGTACAGGCATGTGTTGCCGTGTACATTTCTAAATTCCTCCATAACAATCCCCAGGTAATAGATATATTGCTTCAAATTGCCCTCGTGGTATTTGCTTTTTTTGCTATTTACTTTTTTGTGGTAGCCAAAAAGAACAAGAAAAAGATCGTTAAAGTCGTCAAGGTCAGTAAAAAGAACAGCTTTTTCAAAGGGGTATTATTGGCAGCCTTAAATTTACTGACAATCCCATATTATAGCGGCGTAAATGCGATGTGGAATGCTTCTGGATGGATCAAATTCCAAGCCCAGGACATTTTCATCTTTATATTTGCGGCAGGATCAGGGACTTTTGCCGTCCTGTACCTTTATACCGTATATTTTTACAAGTTGGATGCCACATCCAGTGGGTTTTCAAAGAATTCCAATTATATTTTGAGTGCCTTGATGTTGATATTGTTTGTAATAACCATTATCCGGATTTTATACAATTGA
- a CDS encoding acylase: MKLFYICILMALVACNTNTTQTEEERWQTYADNTTIIRDDFGVPHIYGKTDAEAVFGLLYAQCEDDFYRVEQNYIWATGRLAEVEGEEALYSDLRAKLFMTEEEAKANYEKSPEWLKKLCDAFADGVNYYLYTHPEVKPRLLTHFEPWMPMYFSEGSIGGDIEQISTEKIQAFYEGDMSVPEFSELEAEKKEAELEPQGSNGIAISGKLTQSGNAMLLINPHTSFYFRGEVHVVSEEGLNAYGAVTWGQFFVYQGFNERTGWMHTSTYTDIMDEFKENVMEMDGKLMYRYGEELRAVETSNVVLKYKVGDSLKEKSFPAYRTHHGPITHMAENQWVASAMMWNPVKALEQSYVRTKKDGYKGFREMMDIRTNSSNNTVYADAEGNIAYFHGNFVPKRDTIFDYSKPVDGSNPKTDWQGLHTVDENILVLNPANGWIQNCNSTPYTSALEYSPKKKDYPNYMSKDQENFRGVHAIELLKNRKGYTLDSLIKLAHDPYLPAFEKLIPGLVDAYDKTSPKNPKLKGPIEVLRNWDLRTSKEAVGMSLAHYYGTLYGRMGDSPEGLSDMELMNYLGTQSPYAERLEVFLEVVEQMDEDFGTWNTPWGEINRYQRLNGDIRQPFNDSLPSIAIGFASGRWGALAAYGARYANNTKKIYGTRGNSFVAVVEFGEKVKAKSMLAGGQSGDPKSPHFNDQAQRYADMEFKDVPFYKEDVLKRAKKTYHPGEK; this comes from the coding sequence ATGAAACTATTCTACATCTGTATTTTAATGGCCCTTGTGGCCTGCAATACCAATACGACCCAAACCGAAGAGGAACGTTGGCAGACCTATGCCGACAATACCACCATTATTCGCGATGATTTTGGAGTGCCCCATATTTATGGAAAGACCGATGCCGAAGCTGTATTTGGGCTTTTGTATGCCCAATGTGAGGACGATTTTTATAGGGTAGAACAAAATTACATATGGGCCACCGGTAGGTTGGCAGAAGTAGAAGGGGAGGAAGCATTATATAGTGACCTGAGGGCAAAACTTTTTATGACCGAGGAAGAGGCAAAGGCCAACTATGAAAAAAGTCCTGAATGGTTGAAAAAGTTGTGTGACGCTTTCGCCGACGGCGTCAATTATTACCTGTATACCCACCCCGAGGTTAAACCTAGGCTATTGACACATTTTGAACCATGGATGCCGATGTATTTTAGTGAGGGATCCATTGGTGGGGATATAGAACAGATCTCCACAGAGAAGATTCAGGCCTTTTATGAAGGGGACATGTCCGTACCTGAGTTTAGTGAATTGGAGGCCGAAAAAAAAGAGGCCGAACTGGAGCCACAAGGATCCAATGGTATTGCCATTTCGGGGAAATTGACCCAGTCTGGCAATGCTATGTTACTAATCAACCCCCATACCTCTTTTTATTTTAGGGGGGAAGTCCACGTTGTCAGTGAAGAAGGCCTCAATGCCTATGGTGCTGTAACATGGGGTCAGTTTTTTGTTTACCAAGGGTTCAACGAGAGAACGGGTTGGATGCATACTTCCACTTATACCGATATCATGGACGAATTCAAGGAAAATGTCATGGAAATGGATGGAAAATTGATGTATAGGTATGGGGAGGAATTGCGTGCGGTGGAAACCTCTAATGTCGTTTTGAAATATAAAGTTGGGGATTCGTTAAAGGAAAAATCTTTTCCAGCCTATCGCACCCACCACGGTCCTATTACCCATATGGCGGAAAACCAATGGGTGGCTTCGGCCATGATGTGGAATCCGGTCAAAGCCTTGGAGCAATCTTATGTCCGCACCAAGAAAGACGGATATAAGGGCTTTAGGGAAATGATGGACATTCGCACCAATTCCTCCAACAACACCGTTTATGCAGATGCAGAGGGCAATATTGCGTACTTCCATGGTAATTTTGTACCTAAAAGGGACACCATATTTGATTATTCCAAGCCTGTAGATGGTAGTAATCCTAAAACGGATTGGCAGGGTTTGCATACGGTAGACGAGAATATTTTGGTGCTAAATCCTGCCAATGGTTGGATCCAGAATTGCAATTCTACCCCATACACGTCGGCATTGGAGTACAGTCCGAAGAAGAAGGATTATCCCAATTATATGTCCAAAGACCAGGAAAATTTCAGAGGGGTCCATGCCATTGAATTGTTGAAAAATAGAAAGGGGTATACTTTGGATAGTCTCATAAAATTGGCGCATGACCCGTATTTGCCGGCCTTTGAAAAATTGATTCCCGGGCTGGTGGATGCCTATGATAAAACCAGTCCTAAAAACCCAAAATTAAAGGGACCCATAGAGGTTTTGAGGAATTGGGATCTTAGGACCTCCAAAGAAGCGGTCGGGATGTCCTTGGCCCATTATTACGGAACCCTTTATGGAAGGATGGGCGACAGTCCGGAAGGGTTGAGCGATATGGAATTGATGAACTATCTGGGCACGCAATCTCCGTATGCCGAACGTTTGGAAGTGTTTCTTGAAGTGGTTGAGCAAATGGACGAAGATTTTGGAACATGGAATACACCATGGGGTGAAATAAACAGGTACCAGCGATTAAATGGAGATATCCGCCAACCTTTTAACGATAGCCTTCCCAGTATTGCTATCGGGTTTGCTTCTGGACGCTGGGGGGCATTGGCCGCCTATGGCGCCCGTTATGCAAACAACACAAAAAAGATTTATGGAACCAGGGGGAACAGCTTTGTTGCGGTGGTTGAATTTGGGGAAAAAGTAAAGGCCAAAAGCATGCTTGCAGGAGGTCAGAGCGGGGATCCCAAATCTCCACATTTTAATGATCAGGCACAACGCTATGCAGATATGGAGTTCAAAGACGTGCCATTTTATAAAGAGGACGTTTTAAAACGAGCAAAAAAAACCTATCATCCTGGGGAAAAATAA
- a CDS encoding NAD(P)/FAD-dependent oxidoreductase: MIKTDILIIGAGPTGLFAVFEAGLLQLKCHLIDALPQAGGQCSEIYPKKPIYDIPGFPEVLAGDLVSNLMEQIKPFQPGFTLAERAQTIEKQSDGSFVVTTNKGTKHQAPIVAIAGGLGSFEPRKPLLENLSKYEDNGVAYMIKDPEVYRNKKVVIAGGGDSALDWSIFLADVASEVTLVHRRNEFRGALDSVEKVRHLKNQGKINLITPAEIVGLQGKDTLEAVVIQKTGGEEFVLSVDDYIPLFGLSPKLGPIGDWGLEIEKNAIKVDNTLDYQTNIPGIYAIGDVNTYPGKLKLILCGFHEATLMCQSAYQRIFPEKRYVMKYTTVGGVTGFDGTKKEAEKSVVKSIE; the protein is encoded by the coding sequence ATGATCAAAACAGACATACTAATAATCGGTGCGGGACCTACGGGTCTTTTTGCCGTTTTTGAAGCAGGATTACTTCAGTTAAAATGCCACTTGATAGATGCTTTGCCTCAGGCAGGAGGACAATGCTCTGAAATTTATCCCAAAAAACCCATTTATGATATTCCTGGGTTTCCCGAAGTTTTGGCAGGAGATCTAGTTTCCAATCTTATGGAACAGATCAAGCCTTTTCAACCAGGATTTACATTGGCGGAACGCGCACAGACCATTGAAAAGCAATCCGATGGTTCTTTTGTTGTAACCACCAATAAAGGTACCAAGCATCAAGCACCAATCGTTGCTATTGCAGGAGGATTGGGAAGTTTTGAACCGAGAAAGCCCTTATTGGAAAATCTTTCCAAATATGAGGATAACGGAGTGGCCTATATGATCAAAGACCCCGAGGTGTACCGCAATAAAAAGGTGGTCATTGCCGGAGGGGGAGATTCTGCCTTGGATTGGAGTATTTTCCTTGCCGACGTAGCATCGGAGGTCACCTTGGTACACAGAAGAAATGAGTTCAGGGGAGCACTGGATTCCGTTGAAAAGGTAAGGCACCTTAAAAATCAGGGAAAGATCAATTTGATAACCCCTGCGGAAATAGTTGGGCTGCAAGGAAAAGACACCTTGGAAGCTGTTGTCATCCAGAAAACTGGAGGGGAAGAGTTTGTCTTGAGCGTAGATGATTATATTCCATTATTTGGACTATCGCCAAAATTAGGACCCATAGGAGACTGGGGACTGGAAATAGAAAAGAATGCTATTAAGGTGGACAATACGTTGGACTACCAAACCAATATTCCAGGCATCTATGCCATTGGGGATGTGAATACCTATCCCGGGAAGCTAAAGCTCATCCTTTGCGGATTCCATGAGGCCACTTTAATGTGCCAGAGTGCTTATCAAAGGATATTTCCGGAGAAACGCTATGTGATGAAGTACACTACCGTTGGTGGTGTTACGGGCTTTGATGGAACCAAAAAAGAAGCTGAAAAATCTGTAGTCAAATCTATCGAGTAA
- a CDS encoding Mrp/NBP35 family ATP-binding protein: MKFNKKDILAALEEITVPGEGKNMVESGAVTNVMVFGDEVEVDITISNPTLQARKKTEVEILKIIHAKVYEKAKIKINIKVDAPAKPKVNEIKGKAIPGIQNIIAVASGKGGVGKSTVTANLAVTLAKMGFKVGLLDADIYGPSAPIMFDVVNEKPLAVNIDGKSKMKPVESYGVKILSIGFFTQPNQAVIWRGPMAAKALNQMIFDAHWGELDFMLLDLPPGTGDIHLSIMQSLPVTGAVVVSTPQEVALSDARKGVAMFQQEAINVPVLGIVENMAYFTPEELPNNKYYIFGKEGAKHLAEDLDVPFLGEIPLVQSIREAGDIGRPAALQTATPIEEAFEELTKNVVREVVGRNKSIPPTEAIKITTMAGCSAVKKK, from the coding sequence ATGAAATTTAATAAGAAAGATATACTTGCGGCTCTTGAAGAGATCACAGTCCCTGGAGAGGGTAAGAACATGGTGGAAAGTGGTGCAGTGACCAATGTCATGGTATTTGGCGATGAAGTAGAGGTAGACATTACCATCAGCAATCCAACCCTTCAGGCACGTAAGAAAACAGAGGTGGAAATTCTGAAGATCATTCACGCCAAGGTCTATGAAAAGGCCAAGATCAAGATCAATATTAAGGTAGATGCTCCGGCAAAACCCAAAGTCAATGAGATTAAGGGCAAGGCCATCCCAGGAATACAAAATATTATTGCCGTTGCTTCGGGAAAGGGCGGCGTAGGAAAATCTACCGTAACAGCTAATTTGGCGGTGACCCTGGCCAAGATGGGCTTTAAGGTAGGTCTGCTGGACGCCGATATTTATGGGCCTTCGGCTCCTATCATGTTCGATGTTGTCAATGAAAAACCTTTGGCCGTAAATATTGACGGGAAATCCAAAATGAAGCCCGTAGAAAGTTATGGGGTAAAAATATTATCCATTGGGTTTTTCACCCAGCCCAATCAAGCAGTGATTTGGAGGGGACCAATGGCTGCAAAGGCACTGAACCAAATGATTTTTGACGCCCATTGGGGAGAGTTGGACTTTATGTTGTTAGATCTTCCTCCGGGGACCGGTGATATCCATCTGAGCATTATGCAATCCCTTCCGGTAACGGGAGCGGTCGTGGTAAGCACACCTCAGGAAGTTGCTTTGTCAGATGCCCGTAAAGGGGTTGCCATGTTCCAGCAGGAAGCCATCAATGTACCCGTTTTGGGAATCGTGGAAAACATGGCCTACTTCACCCCAGAAGAATTGCCAAATAACAAATACTATATATTTGGGAAAGAAGGTGCCAAACATTTGGCAGAAGATTTGGATGTGCCCTTTTTGGGAGAAATTCCATTGGTACAGAGCATCAGGGAGGCTGGAGATATTGGGAGGCCGGCAGCATTGCAAACCGCAACCCCAATAGAGGAGGCTTTTGAGGAATTAACGAAGAATGTTGTTAGGGAAGTGGTTGGCAGAAACAAGAGCATACCACCAACAGAAGCAATCAAAATAACTACAATGGCAGGTTGTTCGGCCGTAAAAAAGAAATAG
- a CDS encoding 2Fe-2S iron-sulfur cluster-binding protein — protein MSEIKIKIKDREGVLHEVDAPTDMNMNLMEIVRSYELAPEGTIGICGGMAMCASCQCYVNSGHELPEMSDDEDAMLSEAFYVKDNSRLGCQIHMTDDLNGLEVELAPES, from the coding sequence ATGAGCGAGATTAAAATAAAAATCAAGGATAGGGAAGGCGTACTGCACGAAGTGGATGCCCCAACAGATATGAACATGAACCTTATGGAAATTGTTCGGTCCTATGAATTGGCACCTGAGGGTACCATAGGGATTTGCGGCGGAATGGCCATGTGTGCCTCATGTCAGTGCTATGTGAATTCTGGTCATGAGCTTCCCGAAATGTCGGATGATGAAGATGCCATGTTGTCCGAAGCTTTTTACGTAAAGGACAATAGCCGTTTGGGGTGTCAGATCCATATGACCGACGATTTAAACGGCTTGGAAGTGGAGTTGGCTCCGGAGAGTTAA
- a CDS encoding ABC transporter ATP-binding protein has protein sequence MSDKKVNILTAFKTIIWPRRNIVFVGLLLIVISKAASFVAPMSLKYLMDDIIPNKNMELLKILVLAVGFSILVQAVTSFMLTKILSVQAQYLISELRAQVQRKVLSLPIRFFDNAKSGALVSRIMSDVEGVRNLIGTGLVQLVGGTITAVVSLVLLIRISPSMTVFTLVPLAIFALIALKAFKVIRPIFRNRGKINAEVTGRLTETLGGIRVIKGFNAEAQEHKVFEDGVERLFQNVKKSLTATAFMTSSSTFLLGLATTGIMGIGGYKIMMDELTVGEFLTFTFLLGLMVAPIVQMSNIGSQLTEALAGLDRTEELMNMTEEMNEEDRTTILENVKGDIAFNDVSFAYEEDKEVLHNISFEVKSGSVLALVGSSGSGKSTIAGLAASFLNPQSGSITVDGIDLATANLGSYRQHLGVVLQDEFLFEGTIRENILFPRPNASEEELLAAVNSAYVNEFTDRFEKGLDTLIGERGVKLSGGQRQRIAIARAILANPRVLILDEATSNLDTESEALIQKSLAALTEGRTTFVIAHRLSTIRKANQILVIENGRIAEQGTHDELIAKEGRYYNLFTYQARI, from the coding sequence ATGTCCGATAAAAAAGTTAATATCCTCACTGCCTTTAAAACAATAATCTGGCCTAGACGCAATATTGTATTTGTTGGCCTTCTACTTATTGTAATCAGTAAGGCTGCCAGTTTTGTGGCCCCGATGTCCCTTAAATATTTAATGGACGACATTATTCCCAACAAAAACATGGAGCTGTTGAAGATCCTGGTCCTAGCCGTCGGATTTTCAATTTTAGTACAGGCCGTGACCTCCTTTATGCTTACGAAAATATTGAGCGTTCAGGCTCAGTACCTCATCTCAGAACTAAGGGCCCAGGTTCAGCGAAAAGTATTGTCCCTCCCTATCCGATTTTTCGACAATGCAAAATCAGGAGCCTTGGTCTCCCGTATCATGAGCGATGTGGAAGGGGTTCGGAACCTTATAGGCACAGGATTGGTCCAACTGGTAGGTGGCACTATAACGGCCGTAGTATCTTTGGTGCTTTTGATACGTATCAGTCCGTCCATGACCGTTTTTACCTTGGTACCCTTGGCCATCTTTGCCTTGATAGCCTTAAAGGCATTTAAGGTAATCCGCCCGATTTTTAGAAATCGCGGAAAAATCAATGCCGAGGTAACAGGAAGGCTAACAGAAACATTGGGAGGCATAAGGGTTATCAAAGGATTCAATGCAGAGGCACAAGAACACAAGGTTTTTGAAGATGGGGTGGAGCGACTGTTTCAGAACGTAAAAAAGAGCCTTACCGCAACTGCCTTTATGACCAGTTCCTCCACCTTTCTCCTAGGCTTGGCAACTACAGGGATCATGGGGATTGGCGGATATAAAATTATGATGGATGAACTGACGGTTGGGGAGTTTTTGACCTTTACCTTTTTATTGGGATTGATGGTGGCCCCCATCGTACAAATGAGCAATATTGGAAGTCAATTAACAGAAGCCTTGGCAGGTCTTGACCGTACAGAGGAACTGATGAACATGACTGAAGAAATGAACGAGGAGGACCGGACAACTATTTTGGAGAACGTAAAAGGCGATATCGCCTTTAATGACGTATCCTTTGCCTATGAAGAAGACAAGGAAGTATTGCACAATATTAGTTTTGAGGTTAAGTCAGGCTCCGTACTCGCCCTTGTGGGAAGCTCAGGTAGCGGAAAATCTACGATAGCCGGTTTGGCAGCCTCCTTTTTAAATCCACAATCGGGAAGTATTACAGTTGATGGGATTGATTTGGCCACCGCTAATTTGGGAAGCTATAGGCAACACCTAGGCGTGGTACTGCAAGATGAATTTCTTTTTGAGGGAACCATTAGGGAGAATATCCTTTTTCCAAGACCTAATGCCTCCGAAGAAGAATTGCTGGCAGCCGTAAATTCTGCCTATGTAAATGAATTTACAGACCGTTTTGAGAAAGGATTGGACACCCTGATCGGGGAACGTGGGGTTAAACTATCAGGTGGACAACGCCAGCGTATTGCCATTGCAAGGGCTATCTTGGCAAACCCAAGGGTCTTGATCCTAGATGAAGCCACCTCCAATTTGGATACCGAAAGTGAAGCCTTGATTCAAAAGAGTTTGGCAGCCCTGACGGAAGGGCGTACAACTTTCGTGATCGCCCATAGATTGAGCACCATCAGGAAAGCTAATCAGATTTTGGTGATTGAAAATGGTCGTATTGCCGAGCAAGGGACCCATGACGAACTGATTGCCAAAGAAGGTAGATACTACAATCTCTTTACCTATCAGGCGAGAATATAA
- a CDS encoding MGMT family protein yields the protein MVTENQNFFQKVYEVARLIPYGRVTSYGAIAKYLGAARSARMVGWAMNASHDMEDIPAHRVVNRKGLLTGKHHFDGTNLMQQLLENEGIKVHELQIIDFEKRFWDPSKELGEYYQ from the coding sequence ATGGTTACAGAGAACCAGAACTTCTTTCAAAAAGTCTATGAAGTTGCCCGTTTGATCCCTTATGGGAGAGTAACTTCCTATGGGGCCATTGCCAAATATCTGGGTGCGGCCAGAAGTGCACGGATGGTAGGGTGGGCCATGAACGCATCACATGACATGGAAGACATTCCTGCTCATAGGGTAGTCAATAGAAAAGGACTGTTAACGGGAAAACACCACTTTGATGGCACCAATCTCATGCAGCAATTATTGGAAAATGAGGGCATAAAGGTCCATGAGCTTCAAATCATAGATTTTGAAAAGCGTTTTTGGGACCCAAGTAAGGAGCTAGGGGAATACTATCAGTAA
- the trmB gene encoding tRNA (guanosine(46)-N7)-methyltransferase TrmB — protein sequence MGSKNKLKRFKENESFKNVVQPSREEIEDGTFELKGKWASFFGNDNPIILELGCGKGEYTIGLAKQDPEKNYIGVDIKGARFWRGAKTAIQEGLDNVAFVRTQIELIDQIFGKNEVSEIWITFPDPQIKYKRTKHRLTNQTFLEKYKVILKEDGVVNLKTDSEFMHGYTLGLLHGLGLEVVYANHDVYKNEGSPKEVLEIQTFYEKQYLGKGKPITYTKFRVS from the coding sequence GTGGGAAGTAAAAACAAGCTAAAGCGATTTAAGGAGAACGAATCATTTAAAAATGTGGTTCAACCCAGTAGGGAAGAAATTGAGGATGGCACTTTTGAGCTTAAGGGCAAATGGGCCTCATTTTTTGGCAACGACAACCCAATTATTTTGGAATTGGGCTGCGGCAAGGGAGAGTATACCATTGGTCTGGCAAAACAAGATCCTGAAAAAAACTATATAGGAGTCGACATTAAAGGGGCCCGTTTTTGGAGGGGTGCCAAGACTGCTATTCAGGAAGGGTTGGACAATGTAGCCTTTGTTAGAACCCAAATTGAGTTGATCGACCAGATTTTTGGAAAAAATGAGGTATCTGAAATTTGGATCACCTTCCCAGATCCGCAAATTAAATACAAGCGCACCAAACACCGCTTGACCAATCAGACATTTTTAGAAAAGTACAAGGTTATTCTTAAAGAAGACGGGGTTGTAAACCTAAAGACCGATAGCGAATTTATGCACGGATATACCCTTGGCTTATTGCACGGCTTGGGATTGGAGGTGGTTTATGCCAATCACGATGTCTATAAAAATGAGGGAAGTCCAAAAGAGGTGTTGGAAATACAGACTTTTTACGAAAAACAGTATCTTGGCAAAGGAAAACCAATCACCTATACCAAGTTTAGGGTTTCGTAA
- a CDS encoding NifU family protein: MTSEEIKINVEKALEEIRPFLQSDGGDISLISIDNDTSVKVKLEGACVGCSVNQMTLKSGVEMTIKKYAPQIEEVVNVVQ; this comes from the coding sequence ATGACGTCAGAAGAAATTAAGATCAACGTAGAGAAAGCACTGGAAGAAATACGTCCTTTTTTACAAAGCGATGGAGGAGATATCTCCCTGATCTCTATAGATAATGACACTTCTGTAAAAGTAAAATTGGAAGGTGCCTGCGTGGGGTGCAGTGTGAATCAAATGACCCTAAAAAGCGGGGTGGAAATGACCATTAAAAAGTACGCACCGCAAATTGAGGAAGTAGTGAATGTGGTTCAATAA
- a CDS encoding response regulator transcription factor, with translation MNNNEIRILLVDDEPDILEIVGYNLSAEGYEVFTASNGVDAVAKAKKKKPHLIIMDVMMPEMDGIEACGIIRNTQGLENAIITFLTARGEDYSQVAGFDAGADDYITKPIKPKVLVSKVKALLRRLKDEAEDSEDITRVGSIVINREEYKIVNKGVEIILPRKEFELLALLASKPSKVFKREVILDKVWGNEVVVGGRTIDVHIRKLREKIGEEHFKTVKGVGYKFVL, from the coding sequence ATGAACAACAACGAGATCAGGATACTTTTGGTGGATGACGAACCGGACATACTAGAGATTGTCGGGTACAATTTATCCGCGGAGGGATATGAAGTTTTTACGGCCAGTAATGGTGTAGATGCAGTGGCCAAGGCTAAAAAAAAGAAACCACATTTAATCATAATGGACGTAATGATGCCGGAAATGGACGGGATAGAGGCCTGCGGGATTATTCGGAATACCCAGGGTCTTGAAAATGCCATTATTACCTTTTTGACGGCAAGAGGGGAAGATTATTCACAAGTTGCCGGTTTTGATGCAGGTGCCGACGATTATATCACCAAGCCTATTAAACCCAAAGTATTGGTGAGCAAGGTAAAGGCTTTGTTGCGCAGACTTAAAGATGAAGCAGAGGATTCGGAAGATATCACCCGGGTTGGTTCTATTGTCATTAACAGAGAAGAGTATAAAATTGTCAATAAGGGCGTAGAGATTATCTTGCCAAGAAAGGAATTTGAGTTGTTGGCGCTATTGGCCTCCAAGCCCAGTAAGGTGTTTAAGAGAGAGGTAATTCTGGATAAGGTATGGGGCAACGAGGTGGTCGTTGGAGGTAGAACCATAGACGTGCATATTAGGAAATTACGCGAAAAAATTGGAGAAGAGCATTTTAAGACCGTAAAAGGCGTGGGGTATAAGTTTGTTCTATAA
- a CDS encoding sensor histidine kinase: MAITLRKSYKFAFRSALLITGVLTLFMGVFMRIKDTIDWSLLSIFTFLSFLISFFVIQLRVEKFIYKRAKRIYDDISLLESSSLTSRTITTDMATLTQEIEKFAKDKKVEIDTLKIREEYRKDFLGNVSHELKTPLFTVQGYILTLLDGAMKDKNVRKKYLQRANKGVERLIYIVKDLDMITKLEVGDLHLELSDFDIIELIQNVFDLLEMKALKKNITLAFDMEYIHPIIVRADRERIQQVVTNLIVNSIKYGHNNGTTEVSVENLIKNKVIVRVTDNGEGIEKQHIPRLFERFYRVDKSGSRAEGGSGLGLSIVKHIIEAHDEKIYVESVLGVGSEFSFTLEKAKNKVV; this comes from the coding sequence ATGGCCATAACGCTAAGAAAATCATATAAATTTGCCTTTCGATCGGCCTTGTTAATCACAGGTGTCCTAACTCTTTTTATGGGTGTTTTTATGCGAATAAAGGACACCATAGATTGGTCCTTACTCAGTATTTTTACCTTCCTATCCTTCTTAATATCCTTTTTTGTCATTCAGTTGAGGGTAGAAAAATTCATTTATAAGAGGGCCAAAAGAATATACGACGATATTTCTCTGTTGGAATCTTCGTCCCTGACATCTAGGACAATCACTACAGATATGGCGACCTTAACCCAAGAAATAGAAAAATTTGCCAAGGATAAAAAAGTAGAGATTGATACCTTAAAGATCCGAGAGGAATATCGCAAGGATTTTTTGGGAAATGTATCCCATGAATTAAAGACGCCATTGTTTACAGTCCAAGGGTATATACTTACCTTGTTGGATGGTGCCATGAAAGACAAAAATGTGCGGAAAAAATATTTGCAAAGGGCCAATAAAGGGGTAGAACGACTCATCTACATCGTAAAAGACTTGGATATGATCACCAAACTGGAGGTGGGGGACCTTCATTTGGAATTGTCCGATTTTGACATCATTGAACTCATTCAAAATGTGTTTGATTTATTGGAAATGAAGGCGCTCAAAAAAAATATTACATTGGCTTTTGATATGGAGTATATTCATCCGATCATAGTTCGTGCAGATAGGGAAAGAATACAGCAAGTGGTCACAAATCTTATTGTCAACTCTATTAAATACGGGCATAATAATGGAACCACGGAGGTGAGTGTTGAAAACTTGATAAAGAATAAAGTCATTGTTAGGGTAACCGATAATGGTGAAGGAATAGAAAAGCAACATATTCCTCGACTATTCGAACGCTTCTACAGGGTAGATAAAAGCGGAAGCAGGGCAGAGGGCGGATCAGGCTTGGGCCTTTCTATCGTAAAGCACATTATTGAGGCACATGATGAAAAAATTTATGTTGAGAGTGTACTAGGTGTTGGTTCTGAGTTTTCATTCACCCTAGAAAAGGCTAAAAACAAAGTAGTATAG